Proteins from one Mycobacterium sp. EPa45 genomic window:
- a CDS encoding DUF3152 domain-containing protein, producing the protein MTYDPGHRGGGRVPVLRDEWREPLRALRDPLAGESGRPRSNRDQRRQWRKQSWLGRFISTYGWRAYALPVLVVLTGVVLYQTMTGTAAPAVEPTAQRAVQGPPTIGSSGTAIIGAPPRGLTEFDANLPTGILPEGGAFSEAGAKTWHIVPGTTPKVGEGTAKTFTYTVEVEDGVDTTSFGGDEGFARMVTETLANPKSWIHNPQFAFQRVDAENVKPDFRVSLTSPMTVREGCGYEIPLESSCYNPAYGPDAQPRVFINESRWVRGAVPFQGDIGSYRQYLVNHEVGHAIGYQHHEPCADNGGLAPVMMQQTFSTNDNDASRFDPEYVKADSKTCRFNPWPYPIA; encoded by the coding sequence GTGACCTACGACCCGGGGCACCGCGGCGGCGGTCGTGTGCCGGTGCTGCGCGACGAGTGGCGCGAGCCGCTGCGTGCCTTGCGCGATCCCCTGGCTGGGGAGTCGGGCCGCCCCAGATCCAACCGGGATCAGCGTCGTCAATGGCGTAAGCAGAGCTGGCTGGGCCGGTTCATCTCCACCTACGGCTGGCGTGCGTATGCGCTGCCGGTTCTGGTGGTGCTCACCGGGGTGGTGCTGTACCAAACGATGACCGGGACCGCCGCCCCCGCCGTCGAACCCACCGCCCAGCGCGCAGTACAAGGCCCCCCGACCATCGGGTCCAGCGGCACCGCCATCATCGGCGCGCCGCCACGCGGGCTGACCGAGTTCGACGCCAACCTGCCGACCGGGATCCTGCCCGAGGGCGGGGCGTTCTCCGAGGCCGGCGCCAAGACCTGGCACATCGTGCCGGGCACGACACCGAAGGTCGGTGAGGGCACCGCCAAGACGTTCACCTACACCGTGGAAGTCGAGGACGGCGTCGACACCACGTCGTTCGGCGGTGACGAGGGATTCGCCCGGATGGTCACCGAGACACTCGCCAACCCCAAGAGTTGGATTCACAATCCGCAGTTCGCCTTTCAGCGGGTCGATGCCGAGAACGTCAAGCCCGACTTCCGGGTATCCCTGACCTCGCCGATGACGGTGCGCGAAGGCTGCGGGTACGAGATCCCGCTCGAGTCGTCCTGTTACAACCCGGCCTACGGGCCCGACGCGCAACCCCGGGTCTTCATCAACGAGTCACGCTGGGTACGGGGTGCGGTGCCGTTCCAGGGCGACATCGGTTCCTATCGGCAATACCTGGTCAACCACGAGGTCGGCCACGCGATCGGATACCAGCACCACGAACCGTGTGCCGACAACGGTGGCTTGGCGCCGGTGATGATGCAGCAGACGTTCTCCACCAATGACAATGACGCGTCGCGGTTCGACCCGGAGTACGTCAAGGCCGACAGCAAGACCTGCCGGTTCAACCCCTGGCCGTATCCGATCGCCTGA
- the moeZ gene encoding adenylyltransferase/sulfurtransferase MoeZ, whose product MPSLPPLVEPAAELTRDEVARYSRHLIIPDLGVDGQKRLKNAKVLVIGAGGLGSPTLLYLAAAGVGTIGIVEFDVVDESNLQRQIIHGQSDIGRSKAESARDSVLEVNPLVTVRLHEQRLEPDNAVQLFEQYDLILDGTDNFATRYLVNDAAVLAHKPYVWGSIYRFEGQASVFWEDAPDGLGLNYRDLYPEPPPPGMVPSCAEGGVLGILCASIASIMGTEAIKLITGIGETLLGRLMVYDALEMTYRTIKIRKDPETPKITELIDYESFCGVVSDAAAVAAQESTVTPRELRELLDAGKNLALIDVREPVEWEINHITGAELIPKSVIESGEGLAKLPHDRTPVLYCKTGVRSAEALAVVKKAGFADALHLQGGIVAWAKQIDPDMVVY is encoded by the coding sequence GTGCCGTCGTTGCCGCCGCTGGTCGAGCCAGCCGCCGAACTCACCCGCGACGAGGTCGCGCGCTACAGCCGCCACTTGATCATCCCGGATCTCGGCGTCGACGGTCAGAAACGCTTGAAGAACGCCAAGGTGCTGGTGATCGGCGCGGGCGGCCTCGGCTCACCCACGCTGCTGTACTTGGCGGCCGCTGGTGTCGGCACGATCGGCATCGTCGAGTTCGACGTGGTCGACGAGTCGAATCTGCAACGCCAGATCATCCACGGCCAGTCCGATATTGGTCGTTCGAAGGCCGAAAGCGCCCGCGACTCGGTCCTCGAGGTCAATCCGCTGGTGACGGTCCGCCTGCATGAGCAGCGGCTGGAACCCGACAACGCGGTGCAGCTTTTCGAGCAGTACGACCTGATCCTCGACGGCACCGACAACTTCGCCACGCGATATCTGGTCAACGACGCCGCGGTGCTGGCGCACAAGCCCTATGTGTGGGGTTCGATCTACCGCTTCGAGGGCCAGGCCTCAGTGTTCTGGGAGGACGCTCCCGACGGCTTGGGCCTGAACTATCGCGACCTCTACCCGGAGCCGCCGCCCCCGGGCATGGTGCCGTCCTGCGCCGAGGGCGGCGTGCTGGGAATCCTGTGCGCGTCGATCGCGTCGATCATGGGCACCGAGGCGATCAAGCTGATCACCGGAATCGGCGAGACGCTGCTGGGCCGGCTCATGGTGTACGACGCGCTGGAGATGACCTACCGCACCATCAAGATCCGCAAGGATCCCGAGACGCCGAAGATCACCGAGCTCATCGACTACGAGTCGTTCTGCGGGGTGGTGTCCGACGCCGCCGCCGTAGCCGCGCAGGAGTCCACCGTTACGCCGCGTGAACTGCGTGAGCTGCTCGATGCCGGCAAGAACCTGGCGTTGATCGACGTCCGGGAGCCGGTCGAGTGGGAGATCAACCACATCACCGGCGCCGAGCTGATCCCGAAGTCGGTGATCGAGTCCGGTGAGGGCCTGGCGAAGCTGCCGCACGACCGCACGCCGGTGCTGTACTGCAAAACCGGTGTCCGCTCCGCGGAAGCACTGGCTGTCGTCAAGAAGGCCGGTTTCGCCGATGCGCTGCATCTGCAGGGCGGCATTGTGGCCTGGGCAAAGCAAATCGATCCCGACATGGTGGTCTACTGA
- a CDS encoding TIGR02569 family protein, whose amino-acid sequence MADGVNDERPPEHVLAAFGLKAHDPEPLGTGWEGGFKCGEVVLSVIADHARAAWSAKARETLFVDGVRLARPVRSTDGRYVVSGWRADTFVAGSPEPRHDEVVSAGVRLHEATAKLERPRFLTQAPVAPWSDVDVFIAADRAAWEERPLHSLPPGALVAPGSADGERSVELINQLAGLRKPTKSPNQLVHGDLYGTVLFAGTAAPGITDITPYWRPASWAAGVVVVDALAWGEADDGLIERWDALPEWPQMLLRALIFRLAVHALHPRSTAAAFPGLARTAALIRLVL is encoded by the coding sequence GTGGCTGACGGGGTTAATGACGAGCGCCCGCCTGAGCATGTGCTGGCGGCGTTCGGTCTCAAGGCCCACGACCCCGAGCCGCTCGGCACGGGCTGGGAAGGCGGCTTCAAGTGCGGCGAGGTGGTGTTGTCGGTGATCGCCGACCATGCCAGGGCCGCCTGGTCGGCGAAGGCTCGCGAGACGTTGTTCGTCGACGGGGTCCGTCTGGCGCGGCCGGTACGGTCCACCGACGGGCGCTATGTGGTCTCGGGTTGGCGGGCAGATACATTCGTCGCCGGTAGCCCTGAGCCGCGCCACGACGAGGTGGTTTCGGCCGGTGTGCGGTTGCACGAAGCGACGGCCAAGCTCGAACGGCCGCGGTTTTTGACCCAGGCGCCGGTCGCACCGTGGAGCGACGTCGACGTGTTCATCGCCGCCGACCGTGCGGCGTGGGAGGAACGCCCGCTGCACTCGCTGCCGCCGGGCGCGCTGGTGGCGCCCGGCTCGGCTGACGGTGAACGGTCGGTGGAACTGATCAATCAGTTGGCCGGCTTGCGCAAGCCCACCAAGAGTCCCAACCAGCTGGTGCACGGCGACCTGTACGGCACGGTGTTGTTCGCCGGGACGGCCGCGCCGGGTATCACCGACATCACGCCGTACTGGCGGCCGGCCTCCTGGGCGGCCGGAGTGGTCGTCGTCGACGCCCTGGCGTGGGGCGAGGCCGACGACGGTCTCATCGAGCGGTGGGATGCGCTGCCGGAATGGCCGCAGATGTTGTTGCGGGCATTGATCTTTCGCCTCGCTGTGCATGCTCTGCATCCGCGTTCGACGGCGGCTGCGTTCCCCGGTTTGGCCCGCACCGCCGCACTGATCAGGTTGGTTCTCTAG
- a CDS encoding MGMT family protein has translation MAPITDEQVERVRELVAAIPAGRVATYGDIASAAELSSPRIVGWIMRTDSSDLPWHRVITASGRPAAHLVTRQLELLRAEGVLADDGRVNLAQARHEF, from the coding sequence ATGGCCCCGATCACCGATGAGCAGGTCGAGCGGGTGCGCGAATTGGTGGCCGCCATCCCGGCGGGCCGGGTCGCCACCTACGGTGACATCGCCTCGGCAGCAGAGCTTTCCAGCCCGCGCATCGTCGGCTGGATCATGCGCACCGACTCCTCGGACCTACCGTGGCACCGGGTGATCACCGCGTCGGGCCGCCCTGCCGCCCATCTGGTGACCCGTCAACTCGAGTTGCTGCGCGCCGAAGGCGTGCTGGCCGACGACGGCCGGGTGAATCTGGCGCAAGCGCGCCACGAGTTCTAG
- a CDS encoding alpha/beta fold hydrolase, whose translation MTHDLHVHRFGPAGPVRILAIHGLTGHGRRWRVLSEHHLPEFAMAAPDLIGHGRSSWSAPWTIDANVAALATLVENDAEGPVLVVGHSFGGAIALHLAAACPDLVSGLVLLDPAIGLDGQWMREIADSMLASPDYPDRDEARTEKFSGSWADVDPTELDEDLDEHLIALPNGRVGWRICVPAMMSYWSELARDIVLPHIGTPTTLVRAQWTDPPYVSRELTDGLSDRLGDDFTLVDLDCQHMVPHAKPEETATVIRDLLKR comes from the coding sequence GTGACCCACGACCTTCACGTCCACCGCTTCGGCCCGGCAGGACCGGTCCGGATTCTGGCCATCCACGGATTGACCGGCCACGGCCGTCGCTGGCGGGTCCTCTCCGAGCACCACCTTCCCGAATTCGCGATGGCCGCACCCGATCTGATCGGGCACGGCAGATCGTCGTGGTCGGCGCCGTGGACGATAGATGCCAACGTCGCCGCGCTGGCGACGCTGGTGGAGAACGACGCCGAGGGGCCCGTGCTGGTGGTGGGCCATTCGTTCGGCGGCGCGATCGCGCTGCATCTCGCGGCGGCGTGCCCGGATCTGGTGTCCGGGTTGGTGCTGCTGGACCCCGCGATCGGACTGGACGGGCAGTGGATGCGCGAGATCGCCGACTCGATGCTGGCCTCCCCCGACTACCCGGATCGCGACGAGGCGCGCACCGAGAAGTTCAGCGGCTCATGGGCCGACGTGGACCCGACCGAGCTCGACGAGGATCTCGACGAGCATCTCATCGCACTTCCCAACGGCCGCGTCGGATGGCGGATCTGTGTGCCCGCGATGATGTCGTACTGGAGTGAACTGGCCCGCGATATCGTGCTGCCGCACATAGGAACTCCGACGACGCTGGTGCGCGCGCAGTGGACCGACCCGCCGTATGTCAGCCGGGAATTGACCGACGGCCTGTCCGATCGGCTCGGCGACGACTTCACCTTGGTCGACCTCGACTGCCAGCACATGGTGCCGCACGCCAAACCGGAGGAGACCGCAACGGTCATCCGGGATCTGCTGAAGCGTTAG
- a CDS encoding ATP-dependent DNA helicase has product MTFSPTELAEALGLPTPTDEQAAVIAAPPGPLVVIAGAGAGKTETMAARVVWLVANGFADPGQVLGLTFTRKAAGQLLRRVRSRLARLAGHLGGAAQGAPTVSTYHAFAGALLREYGPLLPVEPDARLLSETELWQLAYEVVSNHPGPLDTEKDPAGVTRMVLKLSGELAEHLVDTDQLLDTHLELERLVHHLPAGRYQRDRGPSQFLLKMLATQTERTALVPLIDALHARMRADKVMDFGSQMAAAARLASTCPQVGEQLRERYRVVLLDEYQDTGHAQRIALSSLFGAGADEGLALTAVGDPIQSIYGWRGASATNLPRFTTDFPQADGSPAPTLELRTSWRNPPTTLHIANEISAEARRRSVAVRALRARPGAERGTVGCALLTDVAAEREWVADQIAARYEAAGDEPPTAAVLVRRNADAGPIAEALSARGVPVEVVGLAGLLSIPEVADVVAMVRLVADPAAGAAAVRVLTGPRWQFGAADLAALWRRAVALDGTRPATASAEEIIASAAPDADTASLADALADPGPAEAYSAEGHRRITQLASELARLRTLLSHPPTELVGEVRRVIGVDAEVRAARPVAAGWSGAEHLDRFADVVADYAARPGASVDGLLAYLDAAEVVENGLAPAEVSVATGRVQVLTVHAAKGLEWQVVAVPHLSARVFPSTASKRTWLSDPADLPPLLRGDRAADGLHGVPVLDTALVNDRKALSDSIMAHKKQLEQRRLDEERRLLYVAITRAEDTLLLSGHHWGPTESTPRGPSDFLREIKDIIDDADAAGQPCGEVEQWAPPPADGEPNPLRNSVREAVWPADPLGRARADIERGAALVRSASNGAVQDAGEDPEGWAADVDALLAERSRIAAPPPTELPGQLSVSALVELDRDPAALRRLTRRLPSRPDPHAILGTAFHEWVQRFYGAERLFDLDDLPGAVDGIATETRELAVLQDAFTKSRWAARTPVDVEVPFEMAIGDTVVRGRIDAVFADPDGGMTVLDWKTGEPPADDDAKRHAAIQLAVYRLAWAALKGCPESDVRAAFHYVRAGVTVMPENLAGPEELVALLAGASNAERCV; this is encoded by the coding sequence ATGACCTTCAGTCCGACGGAATTAGCTGAGGCGCTTGGCCTTCCGACTCCCACCGACGAGCAGGCCGCCGTCATCGCCGCCCCGCCAGGGCCGCTGGTCGTCATCGCCGGCGCCGGTGCCGGCAAGACCGAGACCATGGCCGCACGCGTGGTGTGGTTGGTGGCCAACGGATTCGCCGATCCGGGGCAGGTGCTCGGACTGACCTTCACCCGTAAGGCGGCCGGGCAACTGCTGCGCCGCGTACGGTCCCGGTTGGCCCGCCTGGCCGGTCACCTCGGCGGTGCGGCGCAGGGAGCGCCGACGGTGAGCACCTATCACGCGTTCGCCGGTGCGCTGCTGCGCGAGTACGGCCCGCTGCTTCCGGTGGAGCCCGACGCCCGGCTGCTGAGCGAAACCGAGTTGTGGCAGCTGGCCTACGAAGTGGTCAGCAACCATCCCGGTCCGTTGGACACCGAGAAGGACCCGGCCGGAGTGACCCGGATGGTGCTGAAGCTGTCCGGTGAGCTGGCCGAGCACCTGGTCGACACCGATCAGCTGCTCGACACCCACCTCGAACTCGAACGCCTGGTGCATCACCTGCCGGCCGGACGCTACCAACGCGATCGCGGCCCCAGCCAGTTTCTGCTGAAAATGCTGGCCACCCAAACCGAACGCACCGCGCTGGTGCCGTTGATCGATGCTCTGCACGCGCGGATGCGGGCCGACAAGGTCATGGACTTCGGCTCGCAGATGGCGGCGGCGGCCCGGTTGGCCTCGACTTGCCCGCAGGTGGGGGAGCAGTTGCGGGAGCGATACCGCGTGGTGTTGCTCGACGAGTACCAGGACACCGGTCACGCCCAGCGCATCGCGCTGTCGTCGTTGTTCGGGGCCGGCGCCGACGAGGGCCTGGCGCTGACCGCGGTCGGAGACCCCATCCAGTCCATCTACGGCTGGCGCGGCGCATCGGCCACCAACCTGCCGCGCTTCACCACCGACTTCCCGCAAGCCGACGGCTCCCCGGCGCCCACTCTGGAGCTACGCACCAGTTGGCGTAACCCGCCCACCACGCTGCACATCGCCAACGAGATCTCGGCCGAGGCCCGCCGCCGCTCGGTCGCGGTGCGCGCGCTGCGGGCCCGCCCCGGCGCCGAACGGGGCACCGTCGGCTGCGCACTGCTCACCGATGTGGCCGCCGAGCGGGAATGGGTCGCCGACCAGATCGCCGCGCGATACGAGGCTGCCGGCGACGAGCCGCCGACCGCCGCGGTGCTGGTGCGCCGCAACGCCGACGCCGGACCGATCGCTGAAGCGCTGAGTGCGCGCGGTGTCCCGGTTGAGGTTGTCGGTCTGGCCGGGCTGCTGTCGATTCCGGAGGTCGCCGACGTGGTGGCGATGGTGCGCCTGGTGGCCGATCCGGCCGCCGGTGCGGCTGCGGTCCGTGTGTTGACGGGGCCGCGCTGGCAGTTCGGCGCGGCCGACCTCGCCGCCCTGTGGCGTCGGGCCGTCGCGCTGGACGGCACGCGACCGGCGACCGCCTCCGCCGAGGAGATCATCGCCTCGGCCGCACCCGACGCCGATACCGCAAGCCTGGCCGACGCACTGGCTGACCCGGGTCCTGCCGAGGCGTACTCGGCAGAGGGCCACCGCCGCATCACTCAGCTCGCCAGCGAATTGGCAAGATTGCGAACGCTATTGAGTCACCCTCCGACTGAGCTCGTCGGCGAGGTACGCCGCGTCATCGGGGTCGACGCGGAAGTGCGGGCTGCCCGACCGGTCGCTGCGGGATGGTCCGGGGCCGAACACCTCGACCGGTTCGCCGACGTCGTCGCCGACTACGCCGCCCGGCCCGGTGCGAGCGTCGACGGATTGCTGGCCTACCTCGACGCGGCCGAGGTCGTGGAGAACGGGCTGGCGCCCGCCGAGGTCAGCGTGGCCACCGGGCGTGTGCAGGTGCTGACCGTGCACGCCGCCAAGGGGCTCGAGTGGCAGGTGGTCGCCGTCCCGCACCTGTCTGCCAGAGTCTTTCCGTCCACCGCTTCCAAGCGGACCTGGTTGTCCGACCCCGCCGACCTGCCGCCGTTGCTGCGCGGCGACCGGGCCGCCGACGGCCTGCACGGGGTGCCCGTGCTCGACACTGCACTCGTCAACGATCGAAAAGCATTGTCCGACAGCATCATGGCGCACAAGAAGCAGCTCGAGCAGCGCCGCCTCGACGAGGAACGCAGGCTGCTGTACGTCGCGATCACCCGCGCCGAGGACACCCTGCTGCTCTCCGGCCACCACTGGGGTCCCACCGAAAGCACGCCCCGCGGGCCGTCGGATTTCCTGCGCGAGATCAAGGACATCATCGACGACGCCGACGCCGCCGGGCAGCCCTGCGGTGAGGTTGAGCAATGGGCCCCTCCGCCCGCCGACGGCGAGCCAAACCCGTTGCGCAACAGCGTCCGTGAAGCGGTCTGGCCCGCCGATCCGCTCGGCCGCGCGCGCGCCGATATCGAACGCGGAGCTGCGCTGGTCCGATCGGCCTCGAACGGCGCCGTCCAGGACGCCGGTGAGGACCCGGAGGGGTGGGCCGCGGACGTCGACGCGCTGCTGGCCGAACGGTCCCGCATTGCCGCACCGCCGCCGACCGAACTGCCCGGCCAATTGTCGGTCAGCGCTCTGGTTGAACTCGACCGCGATCCTGCAGCGTTGCGCCGCCTGACCCGCCGGTTGCCGTCGCGCCCAGATCCGCACGCGATCCTGGGCACCGCCTTCCACGAGTGGGTGCAGCGCTTCTACGGCGCCGAGCGGTTGTTCGACCTCGACGACCTGCCCGGCGCCGTCGACGGTATCGCCACCGAGACGCGAGAACTGGCTGTCCTGCAGGATGCGTTCACGAAATCCCGGTGGGCCGCGCGCACACCGGTGGACGTCGAAGTTCCGTTCGAGATGGCGATCGGCGACACCGTGGTGCGTGGCCGGATCGATGCGGTGTTCGCCGATCCTGACGGCGGAATGACCGTCCTGGACTGGAAGACCGGCGAACCACCGGCCGACGATGACGCCAAGCGGCACGCCGCCATCCAACTCGCGGTCTATCGGCTGGCCTGGGCGGCGCTGAAGGGCTGCCCAGAGTCAGACGTTCGCGCGGCGTTCCACTATGTGCGCGCAGGCGTCACCGTGATGCCGGAAAACCTGGCCGGCCCAGAGGAATTGGTGGCGCTGCTGGCCGGTGCTAGTAACGCGGAGCGTTGCGTCTGA
- a CDS encoding MauE/DoxX family redox-associated membrane protein, translating to MPTTTTELEPSRSPSQLPAYRTALMLIGIGVGHFLAPKPFDDIVPAELPGDARFYTYASGVAEVGIGTMLLVPRTRRAGAAFAIALFLAVFPANVNMVRLWKDKPLPMKLVALARLPLQVPMIVQALAIRRNAPRY from the coding sequence ATGCCGACGACGACTACCGAACTCGAACCCTCACGCAGCCCGAGCCAGCTGCCTGCCTACCGCACCGCGCTGATGCTCATCGGCATCGGTGTCGGGCACTTCCTGGCTCCCAAGCCGTTCGACGACATCGTGCCCGCCGAGCTTCCGGGTGATGCCCGGTTCTACACCTACGCCTCCGGGGTGGCTGAGGTCGGGATCGGCACCATGCTGCTGGTGCCGCGGACCCGTCGCGCCGGAGCGGCGTTCGCGATCGCGTTGTTCCTCGCGGTGTTCCCGGCCAACGTCAACATGGTTCGGCTGTGGAAGGACAAGCCGCTGCCGATGAAACTGGTAGCGCTGGCCCGGTTGCCGTTGCAGGTGCCGATGATCGTTCAGGCGCTGGCGATCAGACGCAACGCTCCGCGTTACTAG
- a CDS encoding TrkA family potassium uptake protein, translating into MAKGRLRRRLEAIDENLAAKPDSALVDYLHIPEKFVSPGRRIARRLLYAMTALFLAVFIVYLDRDGYRDVREGPLTFLDCLYYATVSLSTTGYGDITPFTETARLVNVLIITPLRVAFLIVLVGTTVETLTTASRQALKIQRWRNSVRNHTVVIGYGTKGRTAVAAMVGDGVAPADIVVVDTDQASLDRANAAGLVTVRGDANKSDVLRLAGAQHANSIIVATNSDPTAVLVTLTARELAPKAKIIAAVREAENQHLLRQSGADSVVVSSETAGRLLGIATTTPSVVEMIEDLLTPDAGFAIAEREVEHKEVGGSPRHLPDIVLGVVRGGKLLRVDAPDVDALEATDRLLYVRATGED; encoded by the coding sequence GTGGCCAAGGGTAGGTTGCGGCGCAGGCTCGAGGCGATCGACGAGAACCTCGCAGCCAAGCCCGACAGCGCTCTCGTCGACTATCTGCACATCCCGGAGAAGTTCGTCAGCCCGGGCCGCCGCATCGCCCGTCGGCTGCTCTACGCCATGACGGCGTTGTTCCTGGCGGTCTTCATCGTCTACCTCGACCGGGACGGGTACCGCGACGTCCGCGAGGGGCCGCTGACCTTCCTGGACTGCCTGTACTACGCGACGGTGTCGCTGTCGACCACCGGCTACGGCGACATCACGCCATTCACCGAGACCGCGCGCCTGGTCAACGTCTTGATCATCACCCCGCTTCGGGTGGCCTTCCTGATCGTGCTGGTCGGTACCACCGTCGAAACCCTGACCACGGCGTCGCGGCAGGCTCTCAAGATCCAGCGTTGGAGGAACAGCGTGCGCAACCACACCGTCGTCATCGGTTACGGCACGAAGGGCAGGACGGCCGTCGCAGCGATGGTCGGCGACGGCGTCGCACCGGCCGACATCGTCGTCGTCGACACCGACCAAGCCTCCCTGGACCGGGCCAACGCGGCCGGCCTGGTCACCGTGCGTGGCGACGCCAACAAGTCCGACGTGCTGCGGCTGGCCGGCGCCCAGCACGCCAACTCGATCATCGTGGCCACCAACAGCGACCCGACCGCGGTGCTCGTCACCCTGACCGCGCGTGAGCTGGCCCCGAAGGCCAAGATCATCGCCGCGGTGCGGGAAGCCGAAAACCAGCACCTGCTGCGGCAATCCGGTGCCGACTCGGTGGTCGTGTCGTCGGAGACGGCAGGCCGGTTGCTCGGCATCGCCACCACCACGCCCAGCGTCGTCGAGATGATCGAAGACCTGCTGACACCGGACGCCGGTTTCGCGATCGCCGAACGTGAGGTCGAGCACAAGGAGGTCGGTGGCTCACCGCGGCACCTGCCCGACATCGTGCTCGGCGTGGTCCGCGGCGGGAAGCTGCTGCGGGTCGACGCCCCGGACGTCGACGCCCTGGAAGCGACCGACCGGCTGCTGTATGTCCGGGCCACCGGAGAAGACTGA
- the nudC gene encoding NAD(+) diphosphatase produces MSGPPEKTDDVAFRLRNIPLLSRVGADRADHLRTDVDGAIAGWADAALLRVDHRNQVMVSGGRVSLTRAAEFADKPPPDAVFLGRLEDDRHVWAVRAALEAPENGDGEVSDLRRGGQQIDDVSAQLLASALALLNWHENARYSAVDGSPTKAVKAGWSRLNPLTGHEEFPRIDPAIIVLIHDGHDRAVLARQTVWPQRLFSLLAGFVEAGESFESCVVREVNEEIGLSVRDVEYLGSQPWPFPRSLMVGFHAIGDPEQEFVFHDGEIAEAAWFTRAEVREALEHGDWSSDSPSKLLLPGSISIAREIIESWAAEG; encoded by the coding sequence ATGTCCGGGCCACCGGAGAAGACTGACGACGTGGCTTTCCGACTGCGGAACATTCCGCTGCTGTCCCGCGTGGGCGCCGACCGTGCCGATCATCTGCGCACCGACGTCGACGGCGCCATCGCGGGCTGGGCCGACGCGGCGCTGCTGCGGGTGGATCACCGCAACCAGGTGATGGTCAGCGGTGGACGGGTGTCGCTAACGCGGGCGGCCGAGTTCGCCGACAAGCCGCCGCCGGACGCGGTGTTCTTGGGCCGGCTGGAGGACGACCGCCATGTGTGGGCGGTGCGCGCCGCGCTGGAGGCGCCCGAGAACGGCGACGGCGAAGTGTCCGACCTGCGCCGCGGCGGTCAGCAGATCGACGATGTCAGCGCCCAGCTGCTGGCTTCCGCGCTGGCCCTGCTGAACTGGCACGAGAACGCCCGGTACAGCGCGGTGGACGGCTCACCGACCAAGGCGGTCAAGGCCGGCTGGTCGCGGCTCAATCCGCTCACGGGACACGAGGAGTTTCCGCGCATCGACCCGGCGATCATCGTGTTGATTCACGATGGCCACGACCGGGCGGTGCTGGCCCGTCAAACCGTGTGGCCGCAGCGGCTGTTCTCGTTGCTCGCCGGGTTCGTCGAGGCGGGGGAGTCGTTCGAGAGCTGCGTGGTGCGCGAGGTCAACGAGGAGATCGGCCTGTCGGTGCGCGACGTCGAGTATCTGGGCAGCCAGCCGTGGCCGTTCCCACGATCACTGATGGTGGGATTCCACGCGATCGGCGATCCCGAGCAGGAGTTCGTCTTTCACGACGGCGAGATCGCCGAGGCGGCGTGGTTCACCCGCGCGGAAGTCCGCGAGGCGCTCGAACACGGCGACTGGAGCAGTGACTCGCCGTCGAAACTTCTGCTGCCGGGTTCGATTTCGATCGCTCGCGAGATCATCGAATCGTGGGCGGCCGAAGGTTAG
- a CDS encoding mycoredoxin — protein MSGNDPQLTMYSTVWCGYCKRLKTALKSAGIAFTEVDIEHDPAAAQFVMSVNNGNQTVPTVKFADGSALTNPSLKDVQAKLAS, from the coding sequence ATGAGTGGCAACGATCCCCAGCTCACCATGTACTCCACCGTGTGGTGCGGCTACTGCAAGCGCCTCAAGACCGCGCTGAAATCGGCGGGCATCGCGTTCACCGAGGTCGACATTGAGCACGACCCGGCCGCCGCCCAGTTCGTAATGTCGGTCAACAACGGCAACCAGACGGTCCCGACGGTGAAGTTCGCCGACGGCTCGGCGCTGACCAACCCCAGCCTCAAAGACGTTCAGGCCAAACTGGCGTCCTGA